The window TTTTTAATAAGTGCATAATGAAAGTTTTTATGAATTTTCTTTAATCTTAAGAATCTGTCCGGGCTTAATCCCATTACCCTCCAAATTATTCATTTTTTTCAACTTCTCTACCGAAAGACCTTCAAATTTTCTGGAAATATCCCATAAGGTATCTCCGTATTGAACTCTATATTGGCCAGATTTAAGTGCTACCCTCTGGCTATTTAAGTTATTCTGGCTTGCTGCTTTTAATTGCATATTCACATTATCATAAAAGCCATCCTCAATCCAAATATTTAAGTTTTGTCCTACTCTGATTGTAGTTCCTCTTATATTATTCCATTGCTGAATATCCCCTATTCTGACATTATAAGTTTGAGCAATTTTACCGAGAACATCTCCTGGCTTCACCTTGTAAGCTAGCTTTTGTCTTCCATAAGTACTCCCTAATTCATTTCTTGCTAATCGTTCAAAATGCTCTTTTCCTTGACTCGCAAACTTCATGATCTCATCGAGATGGGAATCAACAAATTCTTTTTGATCAGAAGGGATTCTTAATTGATAACTTGCGTGATGATCAGAAATAGCTCCATGCTTCAATTCAGGATTAAGCTCATTTAAAGTTTCTAGGCAAATACCACTATGCTCTGCAAATAAAGATAGATTTAAAAATTCATTTATGGTTACAGTGGAGTATTCTGGCAAATATTCATACTCATCAATAAATAAATTATGCTCCTCTAAGTAATTCATACTGTACATAATGGCTATAAATTGAGGAACATATGACCGGGTTTCTCTATATAAATAAGGGTATATTTCCCAGAAGCTTTTTTTATACCCACTTCTTCTGATGGCTTTTCTAACATTACCTGGGCCTGTATTGTAGGCTGCAAGGGCTAATTGCCAATCATTATAAAAATATTTGTAAAGAAATGATAAATAACGACAAGCAGCATCAGTGGATTTTTCCATATCCATCTTTTCATCCATGTACCAGTTTTCATGTAGTCCATAATCTAATCGTCCTGTAAGAGGCATAAATTGCCACAAACCAACTGCTCCAGCTGGTGATTCAGCTTTTGGATTTAAACCAGATTCTACAATTGCTAAATATTTCAACTCTTCAGGCAAATCGTATTGCGCTAAATATTTCTCAATCATAGGAAAATATTTGGTCTGCAGTTTAGCTACTTTTCTAGTATAATCTCTATCAGTTACAGTAAAGTAATTGATAAATGAGTTAACTATACTATTGTAAGTTAGGGGGATTTCATTTTCAATGGAGGAAAGTCTTTCCTGAATAATTTCATTATTGAATTCAGGAATAAATTCGTATTCATGATTTAAAACAATCAAACTATCTGAAACAGAATCCATTTGAATTTCAATAGTATCTGATTCCTCAATACTATCTGCTTGTTGTAAATTCATTTGATATGCTTCTACATTCAAAGAAGTGCACATCAAAAAAAGCACAGCGATATATTTACTGACAATCTTCACCCACATATTAATAAAATTAGGAATTCATCAGATAATTAGAAAATGCATACAACTCATTTTCTTTAAAAACATCAGTCATCACCTGAAGTCCAATCGGCATGTTTGATTTATCTCTACCATTTGGAATCGAAATAGCTGGTATACCTGATACATTAGCTTGAACGGTAAAAATATCTTCCAAGTACATCTCCGCAGGATTATCTCGATCAGAATTAAGTGGAAATGCGGTACTTGGAGTCGTTGGCATTATGATAAAATCATATTTTGAAAGAATATCTCGAGTTTCATCTCTAATTATTCTTCTTACTTTTTGTGCTTTTGTGTAGTAAGCATCATAATAACTAGCTGACAGCACAAAAGTGCCTAGCATAATTCTTCTCTTAACTTCCTCTCCAAATCCTTGAGTTCTAGAAAGCTTATACATGCTTTCCATATTATAGGCTTCTGGGGCTCTATATCCATATCGGACGCCATCAAAACGAGATAAGTTTGAACTTGCTTCAGCTGTTGTTAATATATAATAAGTTGGTAGAACATAATCTAAATGAGGAAATGTGACCTCCTCAACTTCATGCCCTTGTTCTGTTAGCCAGTTTAACTTTTCTAAGGTTGAGTTTTTAATTTCTTCTTGAAGGGCTTCATTTTCAATTGTTTCTTTTATAAAAGCAACTCTAGCCTTTTGATTAAAAGATAATTGCTTTGAATATTCAGGTACTTCCTTATTAGAAACGGTACTGTCATAATCGTCTGAACCTGAAATGACTTCAAGAATAAGAGCATTATCTTCAATGTTCTTTGAGAACACTCCGATGCAATCGAAGGAAGAAGCAAATGCTATTAATCCATATCTAGATACTCTAGAATAGGTAGGTTTAATGCCGACAACACCACAGAATGCTGCGGGTTGCCTAACTGAACCACCCGTATCGGTACCTAAAGCAGCCATGCATAAACCTGCTTGAACTGAAACAGCTGATGCCCCTGAAGAACCTCCTGGTACTTTTAAATTATCATCAGCATTTAATG is drawn from Marivirga arenosa and contains these coding sequences:
- a CDS encoding lytic transglycosylase domain-containing protein; translation: MNLQQADSIEESDTIEIQMDSVSDSLIVLNHEYEFIPEFNNEIIQERLSSIENEIPLTYNSIVNSFINYFTVTDRDYTRKVAKLQTKYFPMIEKYLAQYDLPEELKYLAIVESGLNPKAESPAGAVGLWQFMPLTGRLDYGLHENWYMDEKMDMEKSTDAACRYLSFLYKYFYNDWQLALAAYNTGPGNVRKAIRRSGYKKSFWEIYPYLYRETRSYVPQFIAIMYSMNYLEEHNLFIDEYEYLPEYSTVTINEFLNLSLFAEHSGICLETLNELNPELKHGAISDHHASYQLRIPSDQKEFVDSHLDEIMKFASQGKEHFERLARNELGSTYGRQKLAYKVKPGDVLGKIAQTYNVRIGDIQQWNNIRGTTIRVGQNLNIWIEDGFYDNVNMQLKAASQNNLNSQRVALKSGQYRVQYGDTLWDISRKFEGLSVEKLKKMNNLEGNGIKPGQILKIKENS
- the gatA gene encoding Asp-tRNA(Asn)/Glu-tRNA(Gln) amidotransferase subunit GatA, with translation METYHSLQQLQNELREGSYTLVSVVEHYLKSIEENKHLNVFLDVYHSEAISKAQELQNKIDSGQSLGKLFGLVIGIKDVLVQKNKEVRSASKILEGFESQFTATSVQRLLDEDAIIIGSQNCDEFAMGSSNENSAFGPTLNADDNLKVPGGSSGASAVSVQAGLCMAALGTDTGGSVRQPAAFCGVVGIKPTYSRVSRYGLIAFASSFDCIGVFSKNIEDNALILEVISGSDDYDSTVSNKEVPEYSKQLSFNQKARVAFIKETIENEALQEEIKNSTLEKLNWLTEQGHEVEEVTFPHLDYVLPTYYILTTAEASSNLSRFDGVRYGYRAPEAYNMESMYKLSRTQGFGEEVKRRIMLGTFVLSASYYDAYYTKAQKVRRIIRDETRDILSKYDFIIMPTTPSTAFPLNSDRDNPAEMYLEDIFTVQANVSGIPAISIPNGRDKSNMPIGLQVMTDVFKENELYAFSNYLMNS